A portion of the Calothrix sp. 336/3 genome contains these proteins:
- a CDS encoding dynamin family protein gives MSNIAVEDLVKYQKYGESVLQTWELIAQNPPPQESWIPQSLDETMQKVQQAAKRTVELATSPVKIGIMGEFSSGKTLLIGSLIGFADALPVSETPTTGNVTAIHLQQQAELKTTNISDFTVNFLSHSGVRECLRFMLQEVEVRAIAAKISSSLLENLPDLSPKGTVDIKGIGKWCEQVWQQTQSLELRSLLRELVILLRTYHVYGENICDRSYHIDQNTAKKGLRLAEPPMNILELNFDKLPGNPKPWESYEQPSAKDLQNSFSLISRIDITVEVSKEIWDLSGLQGTNEFILLDFPGLGAADSGVRDAYLSLRELQDVQTLLLLLNGRYPGGAIASKIRTMLEKDKGQDLRDRIIVGVGRFNQLPLSLSDQRNLEELLDEPLLSEETVLENLGILQLTIASASNLTTEKKNIVLLSQLHGLSKLNELDSFVKVSSPEFLPELAIPLQSPEVATREKWLQLSQMLPAASSLKKQLSDFAEDGGINRLRALLKNHVAQHGLKQLIADTQTAASQLEKAQQELKILLTDIPNYIPVIENPAFLNLREGIENLVDTYRRFQDDLDKQPILKNRHNLAVSEVVKDELTHKIFFDWSEWTLLLDRTKNGTISLTRSESFFGDEEVEDTIPSCSDDFYSAYIQTISEMQEFAHTRTTEAVTDLFQKLSNEVAKERQQVTEMIVPQIEAQIQENFGKPQLRHFRNLLRAVEPSTKWQKLVIEHSGLSVNTNPMNAKALFPLARKDERHPNGQIFDWSPDKKFPVPPRPFNHQITVLRLRDEITATASLHLVQYVSQLTQQVKLSFSRALKEIVDSLQELLKSKQEPLLRYIAAAEVDNAPIPKWLEGLTQLVNCSSPK, from the coding sequence ATGTCAAATATTGCAGTTGAAGACTTGGTTAAGTATCAAAAATACGGAGAATCTGTACTGCAAACTTGGGAATTAATTGCCCAAAACCCTCCACCTCAGGAAAGTTGGATTCCCCAAAGTCTGGATGAAACCATGCAAAAGGTGCAGCAAGCAGCAAAACGTACCGTGGAACTTGCCACTTCTCCAGTAAAAATCGGTATTATGGGAGAATTTAGTAGTGGTAAGACTCTGCTGATTGGTAGTTTAATTGGTTTTGCAGATGCCTTACCTGTCAGTGAAACTCCCACAACGGGAAATGTGACTGCAATTCATTTGCAACAGCAAGCAGAATTAAAAACAACCAATATTAGTGACTTTACTGTAAATTTTCTCTCCCATTCTGGTGTCAGGGAATGTTTGCGGTTTATGTTGCAGGAAGTCGAAGTCAGAGCGATCGCTGCCAAAATATCGAGTTCTCTATTAGAAAATTTACCAGATTTATCTCCGAAAGGAACTGTTGATATTAAGGGTATTGGTAAATGGTGTGAGCAGGTTTGGCAACAGACGCAAAGTTTAGAATTGCGTAGTTTGCTACGAGAGTTGGTGATTCTCTTGAGAACTTACCATGTTTACGGTGAAAATATTTGCGATCGCAGTTATCACATCGACCAGAATACCGCCAAAAAGGGGTTACGGTTGGCAGAACCCCCGATGAATATTTTAGAACTGAATTTTGACAAGTTACCGGGAAATCCCAAACCCTGGGAAAGTTATGAACAACCCTCCGCAAAGGATTTACAAAATAGTTTTTCCCTGATTAGTCGGATTGACATCACTGTGGAAGTGAGCAAGGAAATTTGGGATTTATCGGGTTTACAGGGAACAAATGAGTTTATTCTCTTAGATTTTCCCGGTTTAGGTGCTGCGGATTCCGGGGTAAGAGATGCTTACCTGTCTCTGAGAGAATTACAGGATGTCCAGACTTTACTCTTATTATTAAACGGTAGATACCCCGGAGGTGCGATCGCCAGTAAAATTCGTACGATGTTAGAAAAAGACAAAGGACAAGATTTACGGGATAGAATCATTGTCGGTGTCGGACGCTTTAACCAGTTACCATTATCTTTGAGCGATCAACGCAACCTTGAGGAATTATTAGATGAACCCCTACTTTCCGAGGAAACAGTTCTAGAAAATCTCGGTATATTGCAACTTACCATAGCCAGCGCCAGCAATTTAACCACCGAGAAAAAAAATATTGTCTTACTCTCCCAACTCCATGGTTTAAGCAAACTCAATGAGTTAGACTCCTTTGTGAAAGTATCCTCCCCGGAATTTCTCCCAGAATTGGCAATTCCCCTACAATCTCCAGAAGTCGCAACTAGAGAAAAATGGTTACAGCTCAGTCAAATGTTGCCAGCTGCTAGTAGTTTAAAAAAACAACTCAGTGATTTTGCTGAAGATGGAGGTATTAATAGATTACGAGCCTTACTCAAGAATCATGTCGCCCAACATGGATTAAAACAATTAATTGCCGATACTCAAACTGCTGCATCCCAATTAGAGAAAGCACAACAAGAGTTAAAAATTTTACTAACTGATATTCCTAATTATATCCCCGTTATCGAAAATCCCGCCTTCCTCAACCTGCGAGAAGGAATCGAAAACTTAGTTGATACCTACCGACGATTTCAAGACGATTTAGACAAACAACCCATCCTCAAAAATCGTCATAATTTAGCAGTGAGTGAAGTTGTCAAAGATGAACTCACCCATAAAATATTCTTTGATTGGAGTGAATGGACATTACTATTAGATAGAACTAAAAACGGTACGATTTCTTTAACTAGAAGTGAGAGTTTTTTTGGGGATGAGGAAGTAGAAGACACAATCCCTAGCTGTAGTGATGATTTTTACTCTGCTTACATTCAAACCATCTCGGAAATGCAAGAGTTTGCCCATACACGGACAACAGAAGCTGTCACCGATTTATTCCAGAAGCTAAGTAATGAAGTGGCTAAGGAACGGCAACAGGTAACAGAAATGATTGTTCCCCAAATCGAGGCACAAATTCAAGAGAATTTCGGAAAACCTCAGTTGCGACACTTCCGCAATTTACTACGAGCAGTGGAACCAAGTACTAAGTGGCAAAAGTTAGTTATTGAACATAGTGGATTATCGGTAAATACTAATCCGATGAATGCAAAAGCCCTATTCCCCTTAGCTAGAAAAGATGAGAGACATCCCAATGGTCAAATTTTTGACTGGAGTCCAGACAAGAAATTTCCTGTTCCTCCCCGTCCATTTAACCATCAAATAACTGTACTGCGTTTGCGAGATGAAATTACCGCTACAGCTAGCTTGCATTTAGTACAATACGTCAGTCAATTAACGCAGCAAGTCAAATTATCCTTTTCCCGTGCATTAAAGGAAATTGTTGATAGTTTACAAGAGTTGTTAAAGTCAAAGCAGGAACCATTACTCAGGTATATTGCAGCTGCGGAAGTAGACAATGCACCAATTCCTAAGTGGTTGGAGGGTTTAACACAGCTTGTCAATTGTAGTTCTCCCAAATAG
- a CDS encoding thioredoxin domain-containing protein: MTNRLANAKSLYLRKHAENPIDWWYWCDEALAIAKATDKPIFLSIGYSSCHWCTVMEGEAFSDLAIADYINNNFLPIKVDREERPDIDSIYMQALQMMTGQGGWPLNSFLSPEDLVPFYAGTYFPVDPRYGRPGFLQVLQSLRRYYDTEKDDLRERKAVILESLLTGALLQSEGEKTAEQELFRKGWETSTGIIQPNSRGNSFPMMPYAELALRGLRFPKTQESRYNGQEICRQRGLDLALGGIYDHVGGGFHRYTVDHTWTVPHFEKMLYDNGQIVEYLANLWSAGIEVPAFAESVAGTVAWLKREMTAPQGYFYAAQDADSFLSPTAGEPEEGAFYVWSYDELQALLSQTELKELEREFTVTAGGNFEGKNVLQRRNFDELSSTVKNSLDKLFMARYGDSRINITTFPPAQDNQEAKYSDWQGRIPAVTDTKMIVAWNSLMISGLARAYNVFRQPVSLELALGAANFILENQFVHKRLHRLNYQGEATVLAQSEDYAFLIKALLDIYSCCPDQKKWLETAIALQDEFDTYLWSVELGGYYNTAQDASQDLIIRERSYQDNATPSANGVAIANLVRLSLHTDNLEYLDLAEKALKAFRSVLERAPQACPSIFTALDWYRNSTQIRTTTEKIPELNCQYLPSVVLTPVSDLPSDSIALVCQGMKCLPGATSWEMLLQQVQQSQVRG, from the coding sequence ATGACTAATCGTTTGGCAAATGCGAAAAGCCTTTACCTACGAAAACACGCAGAAAACCCGATAGATTGGTGGTACTGGTGTGATGAAGCTTTAGCAATTGCCAAAGCCACCGATAAACCGATATTTTTGTCAATTGGTTATTCCAGTTGTCATTGGTGTACGGTAATGGAAGGCGAAGCATTTTCTGATTTGGCGATCGCCGACTATATCAACAATAATTTTCTCCCTATCAAAGTAGACCGCGAAGAACGACCAGATATTGATAGTATCTATATGCAAGCTTTGCAGATGATGACTGGTCAGGGTGGTTGGCCTTTGAATAGTTTTCTTTCTCCTGAGGATTTAGTGCCCTTTTATGCTGGTACTTACTTCCCCGTTGACCCCCGTTACGGTCGTCCTGGATTTTTACAGGTGTTACAATCCCTACGTCGATATTACGATACCGAAAAAGATGATTTAAGGGAGCGCAAAGCGGTAATTTTAGAGTCGTTGTTAACTGGCGCTTTGTTACAGTCAGAGGGCGAAAAGACCGCAGAACAAGAATTATTTCGTAAAGGTTGGGAGACAAGTACGGGAATTATTCAGCCTAATAGTCGCGGAAATAGCTTTCCCATGATGCCCTATGCAGAACTAGCACTACGGGGTTTGAGGTTTCCTAAGACACAGGAATCACGTTATAACGGTCAGGAAATTTGCCGACAACGGGGGCTAGATTTAGCTTTAGGAGGAATATATGACCATGTGGGAGGTGGTTTCCATCGCTACACAGTTGACCATACGTGGACTGTACCCCACTTTGAAAAAATGCTCTACGATAATGGGCAAATTGTCGAGTATCTAGCAAATTTATGGAGTGCAGGGATAGAAGTACCTGCGTTTGCAGAATCTGTTGCGGGTACTGTTGCTTGGTTAAAACGAGAAATGACAGCACCCCAGGGTTATTTTTACGCTGCTCAAGATGCGGATAGTTTCCTTTCTCCTACCGCAGGGGAACCGGAGGAGGGAGCTTTTTACGTTTGGAGTTATGATGAACTACAGGCGTTACTGTCACAGACCGAACTCAAGGAACTAGAACGGGAGTTTACTGTCACAGCTGGGGGGAATTTTGAAGGTAAGAATGTTTTACAACGCCGCAATTTTGATGAATTGAGTTCCACTGTCAAAAACAGTTTAGATAAATTATTTATGGCTCGCTATGGAGATAGTAGGATAAATATTACTACTTTTCCTCCAGCACAGGATAATCAAGAGGCAAAGTATAGTGATTGGCAAGGTAGAATCCCCGCCGTTACTGATACTAAGATGATAGTTGCCTGGAATAGTTTGATGATTTCCGGTTTAGCGCGAGCTTATAATGTTTTCCGTCAACCTGTGAGCTTAGAGTTAGCTCTAGGGGCAGCTAATTTTATTTTAGAAAATCAATTTGTCCATAAACGCTTACACCGATTGAATTATCAGGGAGAAGCAACGGTATTAGCACAGTCAGAAGATTATGCTTTTTTAATTAAAGCTCTCTTGGATATTTACAGTTGTTGCCCTGATCAGAAAAAATGGCTAGAAACTGCGATCGCTCTCCAAGATGAGTTTGATACATACCTCTGGAGCGTGGAACTAGGAGGATATTACAATACTGCTCAGGATGCCAGTCAAGATTTAATTATCAGGGAAAGAAGTTACCAAGATAATGCCACTCCCTCTGCTAACGGTGTGGCGATCGCCAACCTTGTGAGACTATCTTTGCACACAGATAATTTGGAATACTTAGATTTAGCAGAAAAAGCTCTCAAAGCTTTTAGAAGCGTTTTAGAACGCGCACCCCAAGCTTGCCCTAGTATATTTACTGCCCTAGATTGGTATCGTAATTCAACACAAATTCGCACAACCACGGAAAAAATTCCGGAACTCAACTGTCAATATTTACCAAGTGTGGTGCTGACTCCCGTATCTGATTTACCCTCTGACAGTATCGCCCTAGTTTGCCAAGGAATGAAATGTTTGCCTGGAGCAACAAGTTGGGAAATGTTGTTACAACAAGTACAACAAAGTCAGGTGAGGGGATGA
- a CDS encoding molybdenum cofactor guanylyltransferase — translation MITITAIILAGGSSSRMGRDKALIPIHGVTLLERVCAVAASCTEKVYIITPWQERYQHLSLPKSEFIPELATQETKTPLTAFAQGLTLVTTEWVLLLACDLPKLQLDILQRWIVEIEQVEKTQMAALVPHEKGWEPLCGFYRGDCLPSLQKYIKQGGKSFQSWLKEQVIYPLPRIDAEMLFNCNTPQQIADISEMR, via the coding sequence ATGATAACCATCACAGCAATCATTTTAGCTGGGGGAAGCAGCTCACGTATGGGTAGGGATAAAGCACTGATACCCATCCATGGAGTCACCCTTCTAGAAAGAGTATGCGCTGTTGCTGCTAGTTGTACCGAAAAAGTATATATCATTACTCCTTGGCAAGAACGTTATCAACATTTATCCTTACCAAAATCTGAATTTATCCCAGAATTAGCAACCCAAGAGACTAAAACACCCCTAACAGCTTTTGCCCAGGGGCTAACCCTCGTGACTACTGAATGGGTATTATTATTAGCATGCGATTTACCAAAATTACAGTTAGATATTCTGCAACGATGGATAGTTGAAATAGAACAAGTAGAAAAGACACAGATGGCAGCTCTAGTACCCCATGAAAAAGGATGGGAACCCCTATGTGGATTTTACCGTGGCGATTGTCTGCCTAGCTTGCAGAAATATATTAAACAGGGAGGTAAATCTTTCCAATCCTGGCTCAAGGAACAGGTTATTTACCCACTACCTCGGATAGATGCGGAAATGTTGTTTAATTGCAATACTCCTCAACAAATAGCAGATATTTCTGAGATGAGGTGA